tatttataattaaaacaGGTTTAATCAAAGATCCGAACTGCTTCATATTATATACATGTCTCATGGGCGATCaaccaattttttgttttcttcttaatTATGTCTCATGTGCAATCAAACCCTTTCTTTACCATAGTAGTATGTGTGAAATGTAAAACCGACTCCTTTTGTTTTCAAAGATAAATATAATAATCAACAAAGAATGTGGAATGATATGGCTACAGTATTAAATTTTTTGCGCAGACAAGATAAGGCAAGATGAACGTACAAACCGCCGAACCATTATTTTTGGCAAGCCTGTGCTTCACTGGTAGGCAATGAAAGCTACAATCCTCTACGTTAAATGCTAAATAGAGAGATCGTATGAAAAATGAACCCCGATACGTAGCAAATATTCCCCCCAAGAACTCTTTGGTTTCCATTGCAGCTTATTAATTATTAAATTCAAAGAGAACACCTTAAGTTCCAAACTGGGACCAATTCAGGAACcggtctctttggtacattcaaAGAAGACCTAATCTAATCTCTGTGGGAACACAGAAGAAAATAACCCCAAATAAAAGCTAACGTACAATGTGGGGACATGTTCCATTTTCATCTTGCCATATCCCGCCAGCTATACTGTAACgactatttattttaaatttacaataaattttaaatgataaaatactgaattaaaaGTTAATGTCTTGTAGAAATAgttaaatattaaatgtttataatcTTGAAAATAAGTCCATCAAACAAGTATTCTATGCAGATAAACTGGTTTCTCATCCGCGGATAATAAGGCACTGTCTTTACAAGCTGAGCTGTTTAGAGTCCAGTGGCAAGTATATCCTCAGCACAACTCCTCTGCATAGCTGCATCTTTCACAACAAAACCTGAAACAATACAAACACAGCAGCAGAatttttcttatctttattttttggTGGTGGATGGGGAGGGAGGTAGGAATTTTCGTTAGCTATGTTGGCAGTTTGCATTTGAATGATAACGCATGAATGACGTCACGAAATGACGTATTATTGATGTGATTAAATTAAGAATCAATTAGGATTGATTCCGGAAAATGGAGTTAAACTTTTATTAAAACAGTTTATCCTTATATGATAAACTTAATTAATCAAAGATCCGAACTGCTTCATATTATATACATGTCTCATGGGCGATCaaccaattttttgttttcttcttaatTATGTCTCATGTGCAATCAAACCCTTTCTTTACCATAGTAGTATGTGTGAAATGTAAAACCGACTCCTTTTGTTTTCAAAGATAAATATAATAATCAACAAAGAATGTGGAATGATATGGCTACAGTATTAAATTTTTTGCGCAGACAAGATAAGGCAAGATGAACGTACAAACCGCCGAACCATTATTTTTGGCAAGCCTGTGCTTCACTGGTAGGCAATGAAAGCTACAATCCTCTACGTTAAATGCTAAATAGAGAGATCGTATGAAAAATGAACCCCGATACGTAGCAAATATTCCCCCCAAGAACTCTTTGGTTTCCATTGCAGCTTATTAATTATTAAATTCAAAGAGAACACCTTAAGTTCCAAACTGGGACCAATTCAGGAACcggtctctttggtacattcaaAGAAGACCTAATCTAATCTCTGTGGGAACACAGAAGAAAATAACCCCAAATAAAAGCTAACGTACAATGTGGGGACATGTTCCATTTTCATCTTGCCATATCCCGCCAAATGAGTGGGGCATACCCACTCACTGCCAAAGAAATTACCCCTGAAACAACCCCAAATTAAACTGATTGGTGCCCCTTTAAAATCCCGACCGAGTTTCACTTGTTATTAAACTAATCTAAATTTAAGACAATTCTCATAATAATATCAATTTCACTGAGGAAAAACAGCTGGTCCTCAGGATCTCATGAACTGTTCAAGTGCTCCTTGTAAATTATTTAGATAAATATCATTACCAATCTTTGATAAATGTGTTCCGTCATATCTAAACAAATTACTTTCTTTAGCACGTATGTTACTGTGCCTAATTGCACATCCACCGATGCTCAAAACTAAGTTTTTGACCCGGAGGTTTACTCGTTTACGAGCCCTTTCAATAGCTTGACCACAATTGGCATTGTGCCAATACCGTCTCATTAGTATGTCTGACCATATTATTTTTAAAGCTGGATACAATGCATGTAACCGAAGCAGGTCACATTCTATATCACTGAATAATTTCTCTGATGTCAATATACCCAAATCATTAGACCCAAGTTGAATAACAAGGAAACTCGGAAGGGGGCGGTTAAGCAACCTTTGTTCAAAGACTCTATTTAAATCACCCCACTTCATACCCCTTTGACCAATCCAAACCATATGAGCACCTGTATTCTGTAGGCCAAGGTGAAGTCCCCCAGGTCTAGACGAAGCTTCTTTATTGGCCCAATATACTATGGATGATCCTATTAACCAAATTGATTTGACACCTACAATTGATGAATGtattatttcttttcttcttgCGTTTTAAAAGTATTGCCTGTATGTTTAAATGTTCAAACGGATGTATTTTGTGTAAGCATCCGATGTCCAACGACCCCATTTCTTTAATGTTTCGTCATCTACTCCTAACCTTTTAGCTTCAGTTGCTCCCCCGATTCTGAAAGAATGTGCTCTGAAATGTCCATTGATTTCGGAGAATGACAAACTCTTTTGTAAAATAGACGAAAATTGATAACGAGTGAGACTTGATCCGTCAAAATGTATGTATAAATTACTCCCGGACGAAGGATATCGAATTTGTAAAAAATTCTTTAGCAAGTGAATGGGACACAAAGATTTGTCGATTTGCTCACTAATAATCAAGGTTAAAGAAGAATGTATTTGATCTGTTTTGGAACTACGTATACACAGACGAAGCTCTTCTTTGTGGTCAAATTTGACAACTGAAACGTCAGATATTTGTATAACATGTGCCCCTAAATCAGTTTTACTTTCCGCAGCTATTTCACCCACGCGAAGTAAAGCGAAAAAACTTAGACTAAAAGCTGAAGCGAACATGGCGGATTCATACGACGAAAAACAGACATGTTGGAGTGACCTGATTAATTTCCGcaataaatcaattgaaattggTACCCGCAAATCAGGTTTTTTGGGATTTGACCTTTTTAAACCTTCTAATGTTTTTCCTACTAAAAAGGATTTTGTACTATCTGTTAAATCTTGAATCTTATGTTGATAACTTATTCCTGACATATATGTTAAGACAGTAGAGGCTGACAGACCCTTGAATGAAAGGAAGgcaatgtaaaatattaaatCGCTAATCGGGGCTGGCCAAATATCATGTAAGTTGTATGCTGATCGAAAGCTTTTAAAGGATTCCATTGCCGTATTGTAGGTTTTCCAAGTTTTTTGTGCCATAGAACTGGTAAGAAGATGATTTAATTCAATTTCTAAAACGTCCAAAGGTGGTCTGGAATTGCTGTTCTGTACTGATCTGCTTCTGGGCAAAGGTTTCTGAAACGCTGAAAATCACAACGGGATAATGAATCGGCTATGGTATTTATTTTACCAGGAATGTGTTCTgcttttaaaacaatattatattttaatgtgGAAAAAACTAGATTCCtgataagggacataactctattCGACTTAGAAGTTCTCTTGTTTATGATAGTAACAACGGCCTGATTATCCACATAGAAAATGATTCGCTTGTTTTTAAGATGTACTCCCCATATATGAAGTGATATGACAACTGGGAAAAGTTCCAAATAAGTAATGTCCTTCAATAAATCAAGTTCTGCCCATTCTTTTGGCCAACAACTTTGTGCCCATTTTCCTTGAAAGTAAATGCCAAAACCTTTGTTTTGACCCCCTGCACTGTCTGTAAACAGTTCAAGCATATCGTTGGAAGTCCATAAACTATCAATCATGACCGTAACTCCATTATATTGCTCTAAAAAAGAGGTCCAAACTTTAATGTCCTCGCGCATATTACATGATACCCGTACCCTGTGGTGTGCTTTTCTTATGTTACAAGTAGCATCAATCAATCTTCTGCAAAAAGCCCTTCCAGGGGCGATAACTTGGCATGCAAAGTTTAACAAACCGATCAGGGACTGTAACTGGCGCAAGGTTACCTTTTTTGAATGAAGAAACAGCTGCAAAGTTAGTTTTAAATTAGTCAGTTTTTCCTCAGGGAGCCTCATTTCCATTTTTAAGGTATCAAATTCAATGCCTAAAAAGGTCAAAATTTCTGTGGGTTGAACAGTTTTGTCTTCGGCTAATGGAACCCCCCAATCTGAACAAATCTTCTTGAATGTTTCAAGTGTTTCCTGACAAGTTGTACTATTTACTTCACCTCCAAAAAGGAAATCGTCTAGGTAGTGAAGTATATTTGAATTTCCACTGGTAAGTTCCGTAACCCAATGAAGCGCTGTTGAGAACTTTTCAAACAGCGAACAGCTGATTGAGGCTCCCTGTGGTAAACAACGATCAAAATAATATTTACCATCAAAAATGAAACCCAACTGGTCAAAATCTGAAGGTGAAACCCTTAATAACCGAAATGCACTTTTAACATCGGACTTTGAAAGTTTTCCGGCTATTCCTATATTTTGTACCAAACGAACAGCGTCATCAATTCCCGAATACTGCACAGAGCAATATTTCTCATCTATAAAGTCATTCACAGAGTTATGTAGGGGATAGGAAAGATTATGAATTAAACGGTAATCTCCGTTCTTCTTTTCGGCCAAAAATATAGGAGAAATGCGTAGAGTTGGCAAAGGTGGGTGGTCAAAAGGACCGGCCATTCTACCTAAAGTAatctctttatttattttttctctaaCAAGATCTGCATGAATAGTCACACTTTTTGAATTGTCTGCATTAACAGGTAAACGTGAACcggaatattgtaatttaaaaccAAATCGTAGACCATGTATAAGTTCGTTGGCTATTACTTTAGACGGATAAAATTTTAAAGATTCTTCTACTTCATTCACACAAATAGGGGAGTATCCCAAAGAGTACAACTCGTAATCCTTACCTCTTTTTGCAGGCCCCAATAGGGTGGTTTCCAGAGCACCTGAAACATTTATGTTCAAATTTACATGCTGCCCCATAAGTACATCTACCAAAGTTGTAACCCTTGCACGCTGCCGTGGGTCTTTGAACTTGTTCTGGTTTAGTATTTTGGACATACTGTGATCCCTTTTGACCCCCAAAAGAATTAGTATCTGAATAAGCAAATCTTGGAGGAGTAGAGACGTACATAACCCACAACTCCATGTCTAGCTCTGCCCAAGACGATTGTGGACATCTTGCCTTACGAAGGCGGTATTGTTCATCATATATAGCCCAACCTGAGCCATACCCTCTAGATGAAGCTAGTCGAACGTTAAACATGTATTTCAGGAGCTCTTGACCTTTATTGGGCCATTTTTCTAAGACTATATCCATAAAGATGATGAATGCAGATGTCCACACGTGCAAATTTGTAATGGTGCTCTGTTTTTGTGGAGTTATAGTTAATAATCCCCCTTTTACTGAAAGATCGCCATTTAACTGGGAGTCTGTGGCTAAATCTTTTGCAGAtttaagtaaaatatttaaatcaatatattctCCGGCCCAAATCTTTTCCTTAATTTTACCCGGTATATGGGCACCTACAGAGTCAAATACACTTGATGTGTACACTGGTGTTACACTTTCATGTACGATCTCTAAATTAATACCCTGTGAATAACCCCTATTATAATCACTTAAACCTGTTGTATTGTTAAACATACCGGATGAAGCTATATGTTGCCTAGGTACTGGGTTTTGACTTGGAGGTGGGGTCTGGTCTATTACAGGTTGGTCACTGCCACTGCCACTGGCCACAGAAATACTGCTTAGATCAGACTGGAATGGTGCCGTCTCCTTGTCCGTGCTTTCTGATTGTTCTGGTATGGTCTCTtgtgttttcttctttttatttagtGATTGTCCTGGCATCCCCCTAGGTTTTCTTTGTCGTTTTGGTGGTTTCATGTTGCTGCTGTTTAAATTTTCGTTAGCTATGTTGGCAGTTTGCACTTGAATGATAACGCATGAATGACGTCACGAAATGACGTATTATTGATGTGATTAAATTAAGAATCAATTAGGATTGATTCCGGAAAATGGAGTTAAACTTTTATTAAAACAGTTTATCCTTATATGATAAACTTAATTATTATGCAGTGAAAAGTATCACTATATCCAACAATAAATAGATCAGGCCATTTTGAAAGACTTCGTCCATGAAGAAAACAACAATAATTTCTCAGACAAAGAAACCTTCATGCTTTATTAGTTCACATGCTATTTTGTCTAACTATTGTTAGAATAATCATGATGTATATGTGTATGGTATCACTATGACTTTTGGATGTTATGATATGTatccataaaatatattttgaatgttaTGGTTTCCATAGAATTTACTTATAACTTGTTGTTACATAcatctatatttcatttatatgtggTTTAAATATATTATCCTCTGTATATGGATCACACCTCTAatgtgctctttccaataaatattgaattgaattgaattgaaaatatttgaattctGATGTCAGATGACAGCTATGTTTATTTGAATCtagtttttttaaaatcttttaattttgttAAGACTTCAGTGACACGATATTTTAGAAACTCAAAATCATTGCAGAAGGGTAGGAGGCTCCTGCTCCACACATGGCACCCGTCCTGTTACTCATTCAAGTACACACCTGGTGATAAGTATAATTTGGTATATTCAATTCAGAGAACAGGATCATGGATACAACAATTAAATATACCTATGGCATATAATAACATATGATAAGCTACAGTAttttagaataattattttgaaaa
This genomic window from Mytilus galloprovincialis chromosome 9, xbMytGall1.hap1.1, whole genome shotgun sequence contains:
- the LOC143045125 gene encoding uncharacterized protein LOC143045125 yields the protein MKPPKRQRKPRGMPGQSLNKKKKTQETIPEQSESTDKETAPFQSDLSSISVASGSGSDQPVIDQTPPPSQNPVPRQHIASSGMFNNTTGLSDYNRGYSQGINLEIVHESVTPVYTSSVFDSVGAHIPGKIKEKIWAGEYIDLNILLKSAKDLATDSQLNGDLSVKGGLLTITPQKQSTITNLHVWTSAFIIFMDIVLEKWPNKGQELLKYMFNVRLASSRGYGSGWAIYDEQYRLRKARCPQSSWAELDMELWVMYVSTPPRFAYSDTNSFGGQKGSQYVQNTKPEQVQRPTAACKGYNFGRCTYGAACKFEHKCFRCSGNHPIGACKKR